The genomic interval GCATGCGCGATAAGCGGATCTATAATTTCATCAAAAAGCCCGCCCGCCATAATCGCGTCAAGACGATACAGTGTAAGATTTATTCTATGATCCGTTATACGGTTTTGCGGATAATTATACGTGCGTATTCGCCCGCTTCTATCGCCTGTACCTACTTGATCTTTTCGTTCGCTTTGCTCTTTTGCTTTTCGCTCTTTTTCCTGTAAATCATAAAGTCTTGCTTTTAGCACTTTCATAGCGGCTTCTTTATTTTTGTGTTGGCTTTTTCCGTCTTGATTTGTAACTACAAGTCCTGTCGGTATGTGAGTTATTCTGACGGCGCTATCGGTTGTATTTACGCATTGTCCGCCATGTCCTGAAGCACGCATTACATCTATTCGTAAATCATTTTCATTTATTTGAATTTCACTATCTTCAATTTCAGGCATTATGGCTACTGTTATAGCAGATGTATGCACGCGACCTTGACTTTCGGTTTCAGGCACTCTTTGAACTCTATGCGTTCCGCCTTCAAATTTCAAACGCGAATAAGCTCCATCACCTTTTACAAGTAAAATAACTTCTTTAAAACCGCCTGCGCTTCCTTCACTTTGACTTACAATTTCCGTTTTATATCCGCGAAGTTCGGCATAGCGCAAATAAGCGTCCAGTAAATCTCCGGCGAAAAGCGCAGCTTCATCGCCACCTGTTCCTGCACGAATTTCAAGAAAAATATTTTTTTCGTCGTTAGGATCTTTTGGAATAAGTAGAATTTTTATCTCTTCTTCAAGTTTGTTTTGTGAAATTTCTAAATTTTTAAGTTCTTCTTTTGCCAAATCGCCAAGTTCGGTATCATTTATCAAACTTTTGTTGTCTTCAATGTTTTTTAAAACTTCCAAATACTGTAATGTAGCATTTCTTACAGGTTCAATACTGCGTTGTTCTTTAGAAAGTTTGGTTACTAAAGAGATATCGCTCAAAATTTTAGGGTCGCTAAGACTTTCTGAAATTTCGTCGTATCTTTTCAAAAACGGCTTAAGGCGATCGGCTAACAATTATGCAACCAGACTGTTTACTAATTTTGCAAGTCTGCTAACATGACGGCTTGCTGTTTCTTTTTTCAAAAAGCCTTTGCTTACAAAGCTATGGAAATTTTGATTTACAACTTTTAAAGCCGCTTTTGCAGCATCAACATCTTTAGCTTCTACAGCTTCTTTTACCGCGCGTGTCATATTTTTAAGACGGGTGCGATAAAAACGGTTTCTTTCTGTTCTTTTTATAGTTTGTCTTGCTCTTTTTTCAGCAGATTTATGGTTTGCCATAGTAATCCTTTTTTAAAAATTTAAACCTTGCATTATATGAAAATTTTATTTAATTGCGGCTTAATTTAAGTATAATTTTATATTAAGAAAGCGGAAATTTTAAAATTTCCGCCTTTTATTTTATTCAACGATAGCAAGCACTTGATTGCTATCTACAGTATCTCCCTGATTTACTAAAATTTCTTTAATGACTCCGTCTTTTGGAGATTCTATATTTATTTCCATTTTCATAGCTTCCAAAATTACGACATTTTGACCTTTTGAAACTTTATCGCCTACTTTTACTAAAATTTTAAATACATTGCTTGGCAAAGTTGCCAATACTTCGTTTGAATCACCGCTTGAAACGGTTTTATTTTCAGCTTTTGGAGCTTCTGCCGGTTTTGATTGTGATGGAGTTTGCGCTACGCTTTTTACACCTGCAAATTTGCTCTCGCCTTCCGCAACTTGGACATTATAGCTGTTTCCATTAACTAAAACGCTGTAAGTTTTTACCTCATCGCATTTTTTAGCATTATTTTTAGATGCTGCTTTTGGCATATCAGCTTTTTTGCGAACCATAACTTTGCCTTCGCCTTTTAAAAATGCGATTCCTTTTTCTTTACACGCTAAAGCTATAAAAATATTTTCTTCATTCGGCTCTATGTTTTCACGTTTTAGCACTTCTGCGGCATATTTGATGGATTTTTTCTCATCTTTATCAGCGATATCGATTGCATGCTCTTTTGTAGGAGCAAGACCTAGTTGCTTTTCAGCCATTTTTACTATTTCGCTGTCAGGTTTTACAGGAGTTCTGCCGAAATATCCAAGCACCATTTTACCGTATCCATCAGCTATCTTTTTCCAATCTCCAAACATTACGTTATTAAAAGCTTGTTGAAAATAGAATTGACTTACAGGTGTTACACTCGTGCCAAAACCGCCTTTTTCTACGACTTCGCGCATAGCTTTGATGACTTGCGGGAATTTATCTAAAATATTGTTATCTCTCATCATTTGAGTGTTTGCGGTAAGCGCACCGCCAGGCATCGGCGAAAATGGTATTACAGGGCTTACCATTGTAGCTTCAGGCGGCATAAAATAATCTTTCAGACAGTCATATAAAACTTCTTCATATTTTAAAATTTTTTCTACGTCAAGTCCGCCGAGATCATAATTTTTGCCTTTTACGGCATGAAGAAGCGTCAAAATATCCGGTTGACTTGTTCCGCCGCTTACAGGATGAGCTGCGAGATCTATACCGTCAGCTCCTGCTTCAAGCGCTGCCAAATAACAAGCTACGCTAACTCCTGCAGTTTCGTGCGTATGAAGTCTGATATGTGTGTTTTCAGGCAACAACTTGCGTGCCATTTTTATTGTTTGATAAACTTTTTCGGGGCTTGATGTACCGCTTGCGTCTTTAAAACAAACGCTATCAAAAGGAATTTTACTATCTAAAATTTCACGCAAAACCTTTTCATAAAATGCAGGATCATGTGCTCCAAAGCATTTTGGCGGCAAATCCATCATAGTTATTACGATTTCGTGATTTAAACCGTGTGCTTTTATGCGCTCGCCGCTATATTTTAAGTTTTCGACATCATTTAATGCATCAAAATTTCTAATCGTATTCGTATTGTGCTTTTTAAAAAGTTTTGCGTGCAAATCTATCATTTCGCGACTTCCTGTATCAAGCGTAACTGTATTTACGCCTCTACTTAAAGTTTGCAGATTTGCATCTTTTCCGGCTACTTCGCGGAATTTATCCATCATCTCAAACGCATCTTCATTTGTATAAAAATAAAGACTTTGAAATCTGGCTCCGCCACCAAACTCAAAGTGAGTAATTCCTGCTTCTTTTGCGGCGCTCACCGCGGGTAGAAAATCGTTCATCAGCACTCTTGCACCAAAAACGGATTGGAAACCGTCTCTAAAAGTGGTATCCATAACGTCAATAAATTTCTTTGCCATATTAGCCCCTTCGAAAAATTTTTAAAATTTTAATCTTTGTATATTTATTTTTAGCTTAAAAAAGCACTCATTCCGAAAATTTCCGGATAAACCGCAAGCAATAATAAAACCAAAATCTGTAAAATTATAAACGGTAAAACACCTTTGTAAATATCAATTGTTCGCACACTCGGCGGGGTAACGCCTTTTAAGAAAAATAAAGAAAATCCAAACGGCGGCGTCATAAATGATGTTTGTAAATTTACAGCAATCAGTATAGCAAACCAAACTGGATCTATACCTAAATTTTGAGATATTGGAATTAAAATAGGTAAAATTATATATGAAATTTCAACATAATCAATAAAAAAACCTAAAATTAAAATAGATACCATAGTAAGAGCTATAAAACCCCATTTTTGTCCAGGTAAACTCATCATAAAATCTTCTACAATCGTGTCTGCTCCGGTATAACTGAATATCATTGAAAAAGCGGTGGCTCCGATTAAAATCGCAAAAACCATCGACGAAATTTTAACACTTTCCTGTAAAGATTTATAAATAAGTTTCCATGAAAACGTGCGAAACAATAAAGCAAGAATAACAGCACCAAGACACCCTACAGCAGAACTTTCGGTAGGCGTAGCAAATCCTGTAAAAATTGAGCCTAAAACAAGCAAAATTAAAACCAAAACCGGAATTACATTTTTTAAAGCATTAAAAATTTGGTGCGCTTTGCTGTCCGTCGTATCAAATTTAACGCATGGCGCATAATCTTTTTTTACAAATGCGACTATAGCGATAAAAACTACGTAAAAAAGTACCAAAGTAAGTCCCGGCACGATAGCCGCTTTAAAAAGATCACCAACAGGCACGCCAAAAACATCACCCAAAATAATCAAAACAATTGACGGCGGAATAATTTGTCCCAAGGTTCCTGAAGCTGCGATTGTGCCGCAACCAAGAGGTTTATTATAATGATATTTTATCATTACCGGAAGACTTATAGCGCCCATTGCAATGACACTTGCTCCTACAATTCCTGTAGTAGCCGCAAGAAGTGCGCCGACTAAAACGGTGCTGATAGCAACTCCGCCGCGAATACCACCAAATAAAAACGCCATTGATTCAAGAAGTCTTTCCGCCAAACGGGTTTTTTGCAAAATCATTCCCATCAAAATAAAAAGCGGAACGGAAATTAAAATTTTATTTTCCATAATATTAAAAATTCTATACGGCATAAATGAAAAAAGATCTATCATATTCGAAAAGGCGTCTGCAAAAATTTCTGTACTATTATCTTCAAAAGCTTGCACAAAAGCATATATAGCACCGAAAAATACGGCAATAGCACCGAATGTAAAAGCGACCGGAAATCCTATAATAAGCATAAAAAGCGCCGCTAAAAACATTACAATTCCTACCATTTTATACGCCTTTCGCGCTATTTTGTGAATTTACAAAAAACTCTGCAAAGCCTGTTTTTTTGATTTGAATTAACGCATTTATATTTTGCACAATAAAACCTATTGCGGAAATTATTAAAAACCCAAAGCAGATCGGAATTGTGGATTTTATAATCCAGCGATATGCCAAACCTCCTGGATCAGCGCTTGTTTCGCCGCTCTCGTAAGCTTCTATAACAAAATCCGGCGAAACACAAACAATCAAAAGCGCAAAAGGAAGTAAGAAAAAAATCACACCGAAAATATTTATATAAGCTTTTTTACGAGGACTTAAAGAATCATATATCACGTCAACTCTAACGTGCGCATCCTGTTGTAAAGTATAACTCATCCCAAATAAAAACATACAAGCGAAAAAATGCCATTCCAATTCTTGTAATGCGACATTTCCGTAATGAAAAAAATATCTGGCGCAAACATTAAAAAGCACAAAACAGACAAGCAAAAAAAGAAAAGTTATGCTTAAAATTCCTAAAATTTTTGCAAAAACTGCAAAAAATTTTTCAGCTCTTTTCAAAATTCCGTCCTTTTTATTGGTTTTGAGCTTAAAAGTTTACTCAAATGAAGCTTAAATTTTATGAATTTTTTAATTTAATTTAAATTTTAAATTTTTTGATAAGAAATTTATAAAAACTATTATAAAATAAGATAAATTTTTAAAAAAAATAAAAGGTAATCATATGAATTTTATATATAAAATTTCAAAGTTACAGGATAGACGATTTATATGGATTTTGATGTCTGTGATTATGCTCTCTTTTGTCGCTATCGCTTATGGATTTTTTCAAAAATATCTATATATGCAACCTTGCAAACAATGTATTTTCATACGAATTTCTATGCTGATCATCGCTCTTGGCGGAATAATCGCAGCTATAAAACCGACTGATATTTTTCTAAAATTTTGCGGATATATTCTAGGAATCGGCGCGTCCATAGCAGGAATTATTTTCAGCACAAAATTAAATACCATAAAAGAAATGATTCAAAACAACAAAGAAATAGATCTTTCAAATATCAGCGGCTGCGCTGTTTCTCCGGCTATAAATTTAAATACCACATCGCAATCAAGCATAATGCCGAATCTTTTTGACGCAACAGGAGGATGTGGCTACGACAGTCCTGTAGTTCCACCCGATACAGCACTTAGTGATTTACAAAACTATTTTGTAAATCTTTACAGCGATGGCTGGTATCTTGTGCCGTCGGCAAAATTCGGTTCAATGGCGAGTTGCACGACTTTTGCTTATTCGCTTACGATTTTTTTGCTTTGTGTTATGCTTATTTGTTATATTTACACAAAATTTAAACCAAAAATGAAATTTTAAATTTAATAAATTTTTTTTATCGCTGCTTGATTTGTTTCAAGTATAATATTCACCGATTTTATCGATTTTAGGAAAAATAAAATGAAAAAAATTTTGATTTTAGGCGGTGGATACGGCGGTTTAAAATGTGCCATTACATTACAAAAAAAACTGAACGATAAAAACGTGGAAGTTACACTTATATCGCGCCACGATTATCATTACCAAACGACACTGCTTCATAAAGTTGCCGTTGGAACTTACAGCGCCAGAAAAGCGCGAATGTTTTATCGCAACCTTTTAAATCTAAAAAATATAAAATTTACAAAAGATATAATTGAAAAAATCGATATCAAAAACAAAAAAGTAAAAGGCGTAAGATTTGAGTATGATTACGATTATTTGGTAATTGCGCTTGGTTTTAGGGTAAATGATTTCGGCATAAAAGGCGTTTATTATCACTCTCATAAACTTTCAACCCTAAATAAGGCGCTTCAAATAAGAACAAATATAGAAAACAATTTTAAAGATTATATTTTCAAACCGAATCCTCTTAATTTAAGCTTTATCGTTTGCGGAAGCGGTTTTACGGGCGTAGAATTCGCAGCTGAACTTGCAAAGCGCGTTCCTGAACTTTGCAAAATAAGAGGTCTTGATAGAGATTTGGTTAAAATTTATCTAATAGGTCGTGGAGAGCACATTTTACCGATGTTTGATGAAAAACTAAGCGCTTTAGCAGCTGAAAAACTCACAAAAATCGGCGTTAAAATCATTAGAGGAAATGTCATTGAATGTATGAGTGATGGCGTGATTATCGAAAAACCTGATAAAAGCACGCAAAAAATAGAAGGAAATATCACCGTTTGGACAGCCGGAGTTAAAGGAAATCCGGTAATCGGCAACTCAGGCATTACAAATACAAAAGACCGAGTAGAAGTAAATGAATTTTTACAAATACCGAATTATCCTGAAGTATTTGTTTTGGGAGATTGCGCGATAGCAAACTCACGCGATGTAAAACACGCTCCGACAGCGCAGCTTGCTTCGCAAATGGGTGAATATTGCGGCGAAAGTTTAATTCAAATTTTAAAAGGCGAAAAATTGATAAAGCCGTTTATTTTCAAAAACAGAGGAACCGTTTGTTCGATAGGTCATACAGATGGTATCGGCGTGGCTTTTGGCTACAAAATCAACGGCGAAATTGCAGCATTTTTAAAAAATGTAATAGAAAATCGCTGGATTTTATCGGTCGCAAATTTAATGACTGTTTTCAAAAAAGGACAATTTCGCTGGAGAAGCAGTGACTGATTTAAAATCGCAAAATAAAAATCTTTTAAATAACACTAAATTTTAAAATTTATCGTTTTCATAAAATTTTATTTATAATTAAATTTCAAAAAAATCTATTTGAATAATCCAAAATTTTAAGTTGAAAAAATTTAAAATTATTTAAAATTTAACGGCCAAATATTTTTACCGGCAATAAAATTTATTAAAATTTTATTGATTATTATTTAAAAGCTCGGCCGTATTTTTTAGTTTAAAGCTTATCTTCAATTTTTAATCATAATTTAGTTTTTTTTTGGGCGTAACTTTATTTGGATTTGAAATTTTAGAAATTTTGCGTATTAAATTTCTAAAAAAAGCAAAATTTTCATTTTAAATATGAGGTGAAAAAATTTAATTATTTAAAATTTTTATGCTTTTTGAAAAACCATAAAAAGCACATTACAAGACCTGGAGCCTTTATAAAGTTATCGTCAAAAGCAAAATTTTCAGCTTTATTTAAAGGCAAATTTATAATTTCTATTTTTTCGCCGTCAACTCCGCCGCCCTGAGCGATTTTATCACTATTTTTTACTACGGCGTAGAAAAAGTCCTGTCTATTCGCACCGAAACCAAGAGCTGAATAGCAAGTCGTGATAAATTCCAAATCGTTTACTTTATATCCCGTTTCTTCAAAAATTTCTTCAATCGCAGTTTGTTTTGCGGATAAATTTTTATCCATTATTCCGGCGCAAAGTTCATAAGTGTAGCCACTTTTATCACTATTTTCGTGAGTATTTTCATAATACCAAACTGATGGGCGGAACTGACGAACCAGCACAAAATTTTTACTCTCTTCATTAAAAATCAGAATGGAAACACTATCGTAAACCTTGACGCAATCCCAAAAACGCGCTTGTCCATCTATTTCAAAACGCAAAGTAAAAGGTTTTACAAATTTTTCATTTCTAAGATGCAAAATTTCAAAATTTTTTAAAGAAGAACCCATGTGGCAAGTCCCAAAAAACTAAAAAATCCTATAATATCGGTAAATGTAGTCAAAACAACCGAACTGCCGACAGCAGGATCAATTCCTAATTTTTTTAAAGTAAGAGGAATCACGGTGCCGAAAAACCCTGCCAATGTAAGATTTATAATCATTGACGCAGCTATTACAAAACCAAGAAGCGGAATGTGAAACCAAAAAT from Campylobacter hominis ATCC BAA-381 carries:
- the prfA gene encoding peptide chain release factor 1, which encodes MLADRLKPFLKRYDEISESLSDPKILSDISLVTKLSKEQRSIEPVRNATLQYLEVLKNIEDNKSLINDTELGDLAKEELKNLEISQNKLEEEIKILLIPKDPNDEKNIFLEIRAGTGGDEAALFAGDLLDAYLRYAELRGYKTEIVSQSEGSAGGFKEVILLVKGDGAYSRLKFEGGTHRVQRVPETESQGRVHTSAITVAIMPEIEDSEIQINENDLRIDVMRASGHGGQCVNTTDSAVRITHIPTGLVVTNQDGKSQHKNKEAAMKVLKARLYDLQEKERKAKEQSERKDQVGTGDRSGRIRTYNYPQNRITDHRINLTLYRLDAIMAGGLFDEIIDPLIAHAQAEAINKSEI
- the rpsT gene encoding 30S ribosomal protein S20 — protein: MANHKSAEKRARQTIKRTERNRFYRTRLKNMTRAVKEAVEAKDVDAAKAALKVVNQNFHSFVSKGFLKKETASRHVSRLAKLVNSLVA
- a CDS encoding biotin/lipoyl-containing protein translates to MAKKFIDVMDTTFRDGFQSVFGARVLMNDFLPAVSAAKEAGITHFEFGGGARFQSLYFYTNEDAFEMMDKFREVAGKDANLQTLSRGVNTVTLDTGSREMIDLHAKLFKKHNTNTIRNFDALNDVENLKYSGERIKAHGLNHEIVITMMDLPPKCFGAHDPAFYEKVLREILDSKIPFDSVCFKDASGTSSPEKVYQTIKMARKLLPENTHIRLHTHETAGVSVACYLAALEAGADGIDLAAHPVSGGTSQPDILTLLHAVKGKNYDLGGLDVEKILKYEEVLYDCLKDYFMPPEATMVSPVIPFSPMPGGALTANTQMMRDNNILDKFPQVIKAMREVVEKGGFGTSVTPVSQFYFQQAFNNVMFGDWKKIADGYGKMVLGYFGRTPVKPDSEIVKMAEKQLGLAPTKEHAIDIADKDEKKSIKYAAEVLKRENIEPNEENIFIALACKEKGIAFLKGEGKVMVRKKADMPKAASKNNAKKCDEVKTYSVLVNGNSYNVQVAEGESKFAGVKSVAQTPSQSKPAEAPKAENKTVSSGDSNEVLATLPSNVFKILVKVGDKVSKGQNVVILEAMKMEINIESPKDGVIKEILVNQGDTVDSNQVLAIVE
- a CDS encoding TRAP transporter large permease yields the protein MVGIVMFLAALFMLIIGFPVAFTFGAIAVFFGAIYAFVQAFEDNSTEIFADAFSNMIDLFSFMPYRIFNIMENKILISVPLFILMGMILQKTRLAERLLESMAFLFGGIRGGVAISTVLVGALLAATTGIVGASVIAMGAISLPVMIKYHYNKPLGCGTIAASGTLGQIIPPSIVLIILGDVFGVPVGDLFKAAIVPGLTLVLFYVVFIAIVAFVKKDYAPCVKFDTTDSKAHQIFNALKNVIPVLVLILLVLGSIFTGFATPTESSAVGCLGAVILALLFRTFSWKLIYKSLQESVKISSMVFAILIGATAFSMIFSYTGADTIVEDFMMSLPGQKWGFIALTMVSILILGFFIDYVEISYIILPILIPISQNLGIDPVWFAILIAVNLQTSFMTPPFGFSLFFLKGVTPPSVRTIDIYKGVLPFIILQILVLLLLAVYPEIFGMSAFLS
- a CDS encoding TRAP transporter small permease subunit, translated to MKRAEKFFAVFAKILGILSITFLFLLVCFVLFNVCARYFFHYGNVALQELEWHFFACMFLFGMSYTLQQDAHVRVDVIYDSLSPRKKAYINIFGVIFFLLPFALLIVCVSPDFVIEAYESGETSADPGGLAYRWIIKSTIPICFGFLIISAIGFIVQNINALIQIKKTGFAEFFVNSQNSAKGV
- the dsbI gene encoding protein-disulfide oxidoreductase DsbI, whose amino-acid sequence is MNFIYKISKLQDRRFIWILMSVIMLSFVAIAYGFFQKYLYMQPCKQCIFIRISMLIIALGGIIAAIKPTDIFLKFCGYILGIGASIAGIIFSTKLNTIKEMIQNNKEIDLSNISGCAVSPAINLNTTSQSSIMPNLFDATGGCGYDSPVVPPDTALSDLQNYFVNLYSDGWYLVPSAKFGSMASCTTFAYSLTIFLLCVMLICYIYTKFKPKMKF
- a CDS encoding NAD(P)/FAD-dependent oxidoreductase translates to MKKILILGGGYGGLKCAITLQKKLNDKNVEVTLISRHDYHYQTTLLHKVAVGTYSARKARMFYRNLLNLKNIKFTKDIIEKIDIKNKKVKGVRFEYDYDYLVIALGFRVNDFGIKGVYYHSHKLSTLNKALQIRTNIENNFKDYIFKPNPLNLSFIVCGSGFTGVEFAAELAKRVPELCKIRGLDRDLVKIYLIGRGEHILPMFDEKLSALAAEKLTKIGVKIIRGNVIECMSDGVIIEKPDKSTQKIEGNITVWTAGVKGNPVIGNSGITNTKDRVEVNEFLQIPNYPEVFVLGDCAIANSRDVKHAPTAQLASQMGEYCGESLIQILKGEKLIKPFIFKNRGTVCSIGHTDGIGVAFGYKINGEIAAFLKNVIENRWILSVANLMTVFKKGQFRWRSSD
- a CDS encoding NUDIX domain-containing protein → MGSSLKNFEILHLRNEKFVKPFTLRFEIDGQARFWDCVKVYDSVSILIFNEESKNFVLVRQFRPSVWYYENTHENSDKSGYTYELCAGIMDKNLSAKQTAIEEIFEETGYKVNDLEFITTCYSALGFGANRQDFFYAVVKNSDKIAQGGGVDGEKIEIINLPLNKAENFAFDDNFIKAPGLVMCFLWFFKKHKNFK